A stretch of Planktothrix serta PCC 8927 DNA encodes these proteins:
- a CDS encoding IS607 family transposase, whose protein sequence is MAYIPLRKAVEFLGLHPNTLRKYADEGKIKSIKNPAGQRLYDVESYVRDTVGATTVCYCRVSSTKQRDDLDRQVAYMQSIYPDTEIVRDIGSGLNFKRKGLQELLVRLMRGDKLTIVVACRDRLCRFGFELFEFMAQQNGGGIVVLENSVHCREAELTADLLSILHVFSGRMHGLHRYIKKIKEDPNLPKP, encoded by the coding sequence ATGGCATACATACCACTCAGGAAAGCGGTCGAATTTCTGGGTTTGCATCCGAATACATTAAGAAAATATGCTGATGAAGGGAAGATCAAAAGTATCAAAAACCCCGCAGGGCAAAGACTCTATGATGTCGAATCCTATGTCCGGGATACCGTTGGAGCTACCACTGTTTGCTACTGCCGAGTCAGTTCAACAAAACAACGAGATGATCTCGACAGACAAGTTGCCTATATGCAATCAATCTATCCAGACACAGAAATTGTCCGAGATATCGGTTCAGGACTTAATTTCAAAAGAAAAGGATTGCAAGAGTTACTGGTCAGACTTATGCGGGGTGATAAGCTCACAATTGTTGTTGCCTGTCGTGACAGATTGTGTCGATTTGGATTTGAATTATTTGAATTTATGGCACAACAAAACGGTGGAGGCATCGTGGTTCTCGAAAACTCTGTACACTGCCGGGAAGCCGAACTCACAGCCGATCTTCTCTCCATCCTTCACGTCTTTTCTGGCCGGATGCACGGACTTCATCGCTACATCAAGAAAATCAAGGAAGATCCGAATCTACCTAAACCCTGA
- a CDS encoding FAD-dependent oxidoreductase has translation MKVIIVGGVAGGASCAARLRRLDETAEIIMVERGPYVSYANCGLPYYVGGLIERESSLLVADESTFRNQFAIDVRTRCEAIAISPENKTVDLRNGVTGEVTTESYDKLVLSPGAAPIRPPVPGIDLPGIFSVRTIPDARTIRTWIEQGTTDQSGMNTYSGFQTVKRAKRAVVVGGGFIGLEMAENLIHLGLEVTLIERDNQLLSPIDQEMARLGERYLEKQGLRICLNDGLTGFQQAAKGSLEVLTQSGKTYPADIVILGIGVKPETDLAKQAGLEIGELGGIRVDDQMRTSKPDIFAVGDAIEVKDFVTGQWSLYALAGPANRQGRIAADVIAGRNSRFRGTQGTAIIGLFGGAIAWTGVSEKVLTRLGDTDFEKIYIYPNSHAGYYPGAKMLAMKVIFRKSDGRILGAQALGLDGVDKRIDAIAMAIQMGATIYDLEETELCYAPQFGSAKAPVNFAGMVAADVLRGDMPLSHWNNIESGLLLDVRNPEELAVENVPGAVNIPLHELRARLGELPQDQEILVFCRSGQRAYYATRILVQNGFKARNLSGGMMSHSVILREETVGGTLY, from the coding sequence ATGAAAGTTATTATTGTTGGTGGAGTGGCAGGGGGTGCATCCTGTGCGGCTCGTCTGCGCCGATTAGATGAAACGGCCGAAATCATCATGGTAGAACGCGGCCCCTATGTTTCCTACGCCAATTGTGGGCTCCCTTACTATGTCGGGGGATTGATTGAAAGAGAGTCCAGTCTATTAGTCGCGGATGAAAGCACATTCCGAAACCAGTTTGCAATTGATGTACGGACACGCTGCGAGGCGATCGCAATTTCACCTGAAAATAAAACCGTAGATTTGCGGAATGGGGTTACAGGTGAAGTTACCACCGAATCCTACGACAAATTGGTGCTCTCACCGGGGGCTGCTCCGATTCGTCCCCCAGTGCCCGGAATTGATCTTCCGGGTATTTTTTCTGTCAGGACTATACCCGACGCCCGCACCATCCGCACCTGGATTGAACAGGGTACAACTGATCAATCTGGAATGAACACCTATTCGGGATTTCAGACCGTTAAACGGGCAAAGCGGGCGGTGGTCGTCGGTGGTGGCTTTATCGGACTGGAGATGGCAGAAAACCTGATTCATCTGGGACTGGAAGTTACCCTGATCGAGAGGGACAATCAACTCCTGTCTCCCATCGATCAGGAAATGGCCCGTTTAGGCGAACGCTACCTAGAAAAACAGGGTCTTCGCATCTGCCTCAATGACGGTTTGACCGGATTTCAACAAGCTGCTAAGGGCTCCTTGGAAGTTCTCACCCAATCGGGTAAGACTTATCCCGCAGACATTGTAATCCTGGGAATTGGGGTGAAACCTGAAACGGATCTGGCAAAACAGGCGGGACTAGAAATCGGTGAGCTAGGCGGCATCCGGGTTGATGACCAAATGCGGACTAGCAAACCAGATATTTTTGCCGTTGGGGATGCGATCGAGGTTAAAGATTTTGTCACCGGGCAATGGTCTCTCTATGCTCTAGCTGGCCCAGCGAATCGTCAAGGCAGAATTGCCGCCGATGTTATTGCTGGGCGTAACTCCCGTTTCCGAGGGACTCAAGGCACTGCGATCATTGGCTTGTTTGGAGGTGCGATCGCTTGGACGGGTGTTAGTGAAAAAGTCTTAACCCGACTCGGTGATACGGATTTTGAAAAAATCTATATCTATCCCAACTCCCACGCCGGATATTATCCCGGTGCGAAAATGCTGGCGATGAAAGTCATTTTCCGCAAATCCGATGGCCGGATATTGGGAGCGCAAGCCCTGGGTTTGGACGGGGTGGATAAGCGGATTGATGCTATTGCCATGGCGATTCAGATGGGTGCAACAATTTATGATTTGGAAGAAACCGAGCTTTGTTATGCACCGCAGTTTGGCAGCGCCAAAGCTCCTGTCAACTTTGCGGGAATGGTGGCGGCCGATGTTCTCAGAGGTGATATGCCTTTAAGTCATTGGAATAATATAGAATCAGGCTTGCTTCTTGATGTCCGTAATCCAGAAGAACTCGCAGTAGAAAATGTACCCGGCGCGGTCAACATTCCTTTACATGAACTCCGCGCTCGCTTGGGCGAACTTCCTCAAGATCAAGAGATCCTCGTCTTTTGCCGATCAGGTCAGCGTGCTTACTACGCAACACGGATTCTAGTACAAAACGGATTTAAAGCCCGAAATTTATCGGGAGGAATGATGTCACATTCGGTTATTTTAAGGGAGGAAACTGTGGGCGGGACTTTATACTAA
- a CDS encoding GNAT family N-acetyltransferase, with protein sequence MSQPTILRRATCEDVPVLFQLIQALAEYEKLSDQVSGNQENLKQHLFGSPSYAEAILAEIEGKAVGFALFFYSYSSFLTQPGIYLEDLFVLPEYRRQGIGKALITHLAELAVSRGYGRLEWSVLDWNQPAINFYQKIGATVLPDWRICRLTGESLKQYDPK encoded by the coding sequence ATGTCTCAACCTACAATTTTGCGACGGGCTACCTGTGAAGATGTTCCGGTTCTATTTCAATTAATTCAAGCCTTAGCTGAATACGAAAAATTATCCGATCAAGTCAGTGGTAATCAGGAGAACTTAAAACAACATTTATTTGGTTCTCCCTCTTATGCAGAAGCTATTTTAGCGGAAATAGAAGGAAAAGCTGTTGGTTTTGCTTTATTTTTTTATAGTTATTCTAGCTTTTTAACCCAACCTGGAATTTATTTAGAAGATTTATTTGTACTCCCTGAATATCGTCGTCAAGGGATTGGAAAAGCTTTAATTACTCATTTAGCAGAATTAGCCGTATCCAGAGGCTATGGACGTTTAGAATGGTCTGTTTTAGATTGGAATCAACCCGCCATTAATTTTTATCAAAAAATAGGAGCTACAGTTTTACCCGACTGGCGAATTTGTCGTCTAACGGGAGAATCATTAAAACAATATGACCCCAAATAA
- a CDS encoding RNA polymerase sigma factor, RpoD/SigA family — translation MNPQNSTFFPIIETTVAGDDAIASLFKRMARYPLLKPDEEIELGRHIQTLVKIEELQTRLTLELGCLPTPVELATVLEITETELKHRLKLGTNAKSRMISSNLRLVVSIAKRYINRGVPFLDLIQEGALGLNRATEKFDPDKGYKFSTYAYWWIRQGITRTIANQGRTIRLPVHIVEQLNKLKIAYRDLKKSLQRKPTEEELAEAVCITPQQIRILEQVHRKSLSLNHRIGTEENSELMDILEDQETQTPEDQMNEMMMRQDLLEVLGTVLTEREKDVLALRFGLVTGVPFTLEEVSGLYHLSRERVRQIQARAMRKLRRPHVAERLKGWIK, via the coding sequence ATGAATCCACAGAATTCAACATTTTTTCCGATTATCGAAACTACTGTAGCGGGAGATGATGCCATTGCCTCATTATTTAAACGCATGGCGCGTTATCCTTTACTCAAACCTGATGAAGAAATAGAACTCGGTCGTCATATTCAAACTTTAGTTAAAATTGAAGAACTACAAACTCGACTTACCCTCGAATTAGGATGTTTACCTACTCCTGTTGAACTCGCAACTGTACTGGAAATTACGGAAACAGAACTCAAACATCGCTTGAAATTAGGAACTAATGCTAAAAGTCGGATGATTAGTTCTAATTTACGGTTAGTGGTTTCTATTGCTAAACGCTATATTAATCGAGGGGTTCCCTTTTTAGATTTAATTCAAGAAGGTGCTTTAGGACTCAACCGCGCTACAGAAAAATTTGATCCCGATAAAGGATATAAATTCTCCACTTATGCCTATTGGTGGATTCGCCAAGGAATTACTCGAACGATTGCTAATCAAGGACGCACCATTCGATTACCTGTTCATATTGTTGAACAATTAAATAAACTGAAAATAGCCTATCGAGATTTAAAGAAATCGCTACAACGAAAACCAACGGAAGAAGAACTAGCAGAAGCCGTTTGTATTACCCCCCAACAAATTCGGATACTCGAACAGGTTCATCGGAAATCCCTATCTTTAAATCATCGAATTGGGACTGAAGAAAACTCCGAACTAATGGATATTTTAGAAGATCAAGAAACTCAAACTCCTGAAGATCAAATGAATGAAATGATGATGCGTCAGGATTTATTAGAAGTTTTAGGAACAGTTTTAACTGAACGAGAAAAAGATGTTTTAGCTCTGCGGTTTGGATTAGTTACAGGCGTTCCCTTCACCTTAGAAGAAGTCAGTGGACTCTATCATCTATCACGAGAACGAGTCCGGCAAATTCAAGCCAGAGCCATGCGAAAATTACGACGTCCCCATGTTGCAGAACGCTTAAAAGGTTGGATCAAATAA